The following coding sequences are from one Deinococcota bacterium window:
- a CDS encoding RrF2 family transcriptional regulator, producing MRLSSTDIYAFQALGYLGTQALDHWVGSDDISEATGVARPYLVRILALLSSKGVIRSKKGTGGGYALARKPHLITLCEVVRAVDGPVAPLSCISLNWHQPCLEEDRCHARSHVWRRVRDALLAALAEVTVEDLATDFRQGVTYEPCLHHLLRPNA from the coding sequence ATGCGGCTTTCCTCCACGGATATCTATGCCTTCCAGGCGCTGGGATACCTGGGCACGCAAGCGCTCGACCACTGGGTGGGCAGCGACGACATCAGCGAGGCCACCGGCGTCGCCCGGCCCTACCTCGTCAGAATCCTCGCTCTCCTGTCGAGCAAGGGCGTCATTCGCTCCAAAAAGGGTACGGGCGGCGGCTACGCGCTGGCCCGCAAGCCCCATCTAATCACGCTCTGCGAGGTGGTCCGGGCCGTCGACGGCCCGGTGGCGCCGCTTTCTTGCATCTCGCTCAACTGGCACCAGCCCTGCCTAGAAGAAGACCGTTGCCACGCCCGCAGCCACGTCTGGCGGCGGGTGCGCGACGCGCTTCTGGCAGCCCTGGCCGAGGTCACGGTCGAAGACTTGGCGACCGACTTCAGGCAGGGCGTCACCTACGAGCCTTGCCTACACCACCTCTTGAGGCCCAACGCCTGA